From a region of the Rhinopithecus roxellana isolate Shanxi Qingling chromosome 8, ASM756505v1, whole genome shotgun sequence genome:
- the POLRMT gene encoding DNA-directed RNA polymerase, mitochondrial isoform X2 — protein MSVLCWGRGAAGLSRVLPPCGRPVLLAKEGTLGGVCGPRRSSSASPQEQDQDRRKDWGHVELLEVLQARVRQLQAESVSEVVVNRVDVARLPERGSGDGGLQPPRKVQTGAKVASPVPCSGWTQRLEKEKQVQRMHIQQLKANLQMQVQSGEFKVLPKHLQVKPRLLSKQLATFLAPKSSWEEQLPRVLQEAPRKLSLDVGRAPSTQAQLSGQQQKLLAFFKCCLLTDHLPLAHHLLVTHHSQRQKQKLLTLDMYNTVMLGWARQGAFKELVYVLLMVKDAGLTPDLLSYAAALQCLGRQDQDAGTIERCLEQMSQEGLKLQALFTAVPLSEEEQATVLKAVHKVKPTFSLPRQPPPAVNTSKLLRDVYAKDGPVSYPKLHLPLKTLQSLFEKQLCVELASKVCVVSVEKPALPSKEVMHARNTLQTLRDHWEKALCRVLQETKNRLEDEVHKGRFSLYPFLCLLDEREVARMLLEVLQGLPAPGESFTTLARELSARTFSRHVVQRQQLSGQVQALETYYRKYLHLLASDTKVPNPCLPRQYWEVLGAPEALREQPWPLPVQMELGKQLAEMLVQATQMPSSLNNPHGSSRLVPVLYHVYSFRNVQQIGVLKPHPAYVQLRETAAEPTLTFEAVDVPMLCPPLPWTSPHTGGFLLSPTKLMRTVEGATQHQELLETCPPTALHGALDALTQLGNCAWRVNGRVLDLVLQLFQAKGCPELGVPAPPSEAPQPAEAHLPHSAAPARKAELHRELARCQKVAREMHSLRAEALYRFSLAQHLRDRVFWLPHNMDFRGRTYPCPPHFNHLGSDLARALLEFAQGRPLGPHGLDWLKIHLVNLTGFKKREPLRKRLAFAEEVMDDILDSADQPMTGRKWWMGAEEPWQTLACCMEVANAVRSSDPAAYVSHLPVHQDGSCNGLQHYAALGRDSVGAASVNLEPSDVPQDVYSGVAAQVEVFRRQDAQRGTQVAQMLEGFITRKVVKQTVMTVVYGVTRYGGRLQIEKRLRELTDFPQEFVWEASHYLVRQVFKSLQEMFSGTRAIQHWLTESARLISHMGSVVEWVTPLGIPIIQPYRLELKVKQVGGGIQSITYTHNGDISQKPNTRKQKNGFPPNFIHSLDSSHMMLTALHCYRKGLTFVSVHDCYWTHAADVTVMNQVCREQFVRLHSEPILEDLSRFLVRRFCPDPRPQKLSRCWEASQLKATLQAVPKPGAFDLERVKHSTYFFS, from the exons ATGTCGGTACTTTGCTGGGGCCGCGGCGCGGCGGGGCTCAGTCGAGTCCTGCCGCCTTGCGGCCGCCCGGTGCTCCTCGCCAAAGAAG GGACCCTCGGTGGCGTCTGCGGCCCCAGGAGAAGCTCGTCCGCCAGCCCCCAGGAGCAAGACCAAGACCGCAGGAAGGACTGGGGCCACGTGGAGCTGCTGGAGG TGCTCCAGGCGCGGGTGCGGCAGCTGCAGGCTGAGAGCGTGTCTGAGGTGGTGGTGAACAGGGTGGATGTGGCGCGGCTCCCAGAACGTGGCAGTGGAGATGGTGGCCTCCAGCCACCCAGGAAGGTCCAGACGGGGGCCAAGGTTGCCAGCCCAGTGCCCTGTAGCGGCTGGACACAGAGACTGGAGAAGGAAAAGCAGGTCCAGCGGATGCACATACAGCAGTTGAAGGCGAACCTGCAGATGCAAGTCCAGAGTGGGGAGTTCAAGGTGCTGCCCAAGCACCTGCAGGTGAAGCCCCGGCTCCTGAGCAAACAGCTGGCCACGTTCCTGGCCCCCAAGAGCTCCTGGGAGGAACAGCTGCCCCGGGTGCTGCAGGAGGCCCCTCGGAAGCTGAGCCTCGACGTGGGGCGGGCCCCATCCACGCAGGCCCAGCTTTCAGGTCAGCAGCAGAAGCTCCTGGCCTTCTTCAAGTGCTGCCTGCTCACCGACCACCTGCCCCTCGCCCACCACTTGCTGGTCACCCACCACAGCCAGCggcagaagcagaagctgctcaCTCTGGACATGTACAACACCGTCATGCTTGGCTGGGCGCGGCAG GGGGCCTTCAAGGAGCTGGTGTATGTGTTGTTGATGGTGAAGGATGCTGGcctcaccccagacctgctgTCCTACGCGGCCGCCCTCCAGTGCTTGGGGAGGCAGGACCAGGATGCCGGGACCATTGAAAG GTGTCTGGAACAGATGAGCCAGGAGGGGCTGAAGCTGCAGGCACTGTTCACCGCCGTGCCCCTGTCTGAGGAGGAGCAGGCCACTGTGCTGAAGGCTGTGCACAAGGTGAAACCCACCTTCAGCCTCCCGCGGCAGCCGCCGCCCGCGGTCAACACCTCGAAGCTGCTCAGGGATGTGTATGCCAAG GATGGGCCGGTGTCCTACCCGAAGCTGCACTTGCCCCTGAAGACCCTGCAGTCCCTCTTTGAGAAGCAGCTTTGCGTGGAGCTGGCCAGCAAGGTGTGCGTGGTGTCTGTGGAgaagcccgcattgccaagcaAGGAGGTCATGCACGCG CGGAATACCCTGCAGACCCTGCGGGACCACTGGGAGAAAGCGCTGTGCCGGGTGCTGCAGGAGACCAAGAACCGCCTGGAGGACGAGGTGCACAAGGGCCGGTTCTCACTGTACCCCTTCCTGTGCCTGCTGGACGAGCGCGAGGTGGCGCGGATGCTTCTGGAG GTCCTGCAGGGGCTGCCCGCCCCGGGCGAGTCCTTCACCACCCTGGCCCGGGAGCTGAGTGCACGCACTTTCAGCCGGCACGTGGTGCAGAGGCAGCAGCTCAGTGGTCAGGTGCAGGCGCTTGAGACGTACTACAGGAAGTACCTGCATCTGCTGGCCTCTGACACCAAG GTGCCCAACCCCTGCCTGCCGCGGCAGTACTGGGAGGTGCTGGGGGCGCCCGAGGCCCTGCGGGAGCAGCCCTGGCCCCTGCCAGTGCAGATGGAGCTGGGCAAGCAGCTGGCGGAGATGCTGGTGCAGGCTACGCAGATGCCGTCCAGCCTGAACAACCCGCATGGCTCCTCCCGGCTTGTTCCCGTGCTCTACCATGTGTATTCCTTCCGCAACGTCCAGCAG ATCGGCGTCCTGAAGCCGCACCCGGCCTACGTGCAGCTGCGGGAGACGGCCGCGGAGCCCACGCTGACCTTCGAGGCGGTGGACGTGCCCATGCTGTGTCCCCCGCTGCCCTGGACCTCCCCGCACACGGGCGGCTTTTTGCTCAGCCCCACCAAGCTGATGCGCACGGTGGAAGGCGCCACGCAGCACCAGGAGCTGCTGGAAACCTGCCCGCCCACCGCGCTGCACGGCGCGCTGGACGCTCTCACCCAACTGGGCAACTGCGCCTGGCGAGTCAACGGGCGCGTGCTGGACCTGGTGCTGCAGCTCTTCCAGGCCAAGGGCTGCCCCGAGCTAGGCGTGCCGGCCCCGCCCTCCGAGGCTCCCCAGCCGGCGGAGGCCCACCTGCCGCACAGTGCCGCGCCCGCCCGCAAGGCTGAGCTGCACCGTGAGCTGGCGCGCTGCCAGAAGGTGGCCCGTGAGATGCACAGCCTGCGGGCAGAAGCGCTGTACCGCTTCTCGCTGGCGCAGCACCTGCGGGACCGCGTCTTCTGGCTGCCGCACAACATGGACTTTCGCGGCCGCACCTACCCATGCCCCCCGCACTTCAACCACCTGGGCAGCGACCTGGCGCGGGCCCTGCTGGAGTTCGCCCAGGGCCGCCCACTCGGCCCGCACGGCCTGGACTGGCTCAAGATCCACCTGGTCAACCTTACCGGGTTCAAGAAGCGCGAACCGCTGCGGAAGCGCCTGGCCTTCGCGGAGGAGGTGATGGATGATATTCTGGATTCGGCGGACCAGCCCATGACG GGCCGGAAGTGGTGGATGGGCGCTGAGGAACCCTGGCAGACGCTGGCCTGCTGTATGGAGGTGGCGAATGCCGTGCGTTCCTCCGACCCTGCTGCCTACGTCTCCCACCTCCCGGTCCATCAG GACGGCTCTTGTAACGGCCTACAGCATTATGCTGCCCTGGGCCGCGACAGCGTGGGCGCCGCCTCTGTCAATCTGGAGCCCTCGGATGTGCCGCAGGATGTGTACAGCGGCGTGGCTGCGCAG GTGGAAGTGTTCCGTAGGCAGGACGCCCAGCGGGGCACGCAGGTGGCACAGATGCTGGAAGGCTTCATCACCCGCAAGGTGGTAAAGCAGACGGTGATGACTGTGGTGTACGGGGTCACCCGCTATGGCGGGCGTCTGCAGATTGAGAAGCGCCTCCGGGAGCTGACCGACTTTCCCCAG GAGTTCGTGTGGGAGGCCTCCCACTACCTTGTCCGCCAGGTCTTCAAGAGTCTACAGGAGATGTTCTCGGGGACCCGGGCCATCCAG CACTGGCTGACCGAGAGCGCCCGCCTCATCTCCCACATGGGCTCCGTGGTGGAGTGGGTCACACCCCTGGGTATCCCCATCATCCAGCCCTACCGCCTGGAGCTCAAGGTCAAG CAAGTAGGAGGTGGGATTCAGAGCATCACCTACACTCACAACGGAGACATCAGCCA GAAGCCCAACACGCGTAAGCAGAAGAATGGCTTCCCACCGAACTTCATCCACTCGCTGGACTCCTCGCATATGATGCTCACTGCCCTGCACTGCTACAG GAAGGGCCTGACCTTCGTCTCTGTGCATGACTGTTACTGGACCCACGCAGCTGATGTCACCGTCATGAACCAG GTGTGCCGGGAGCAGTTTGTCCGCTTGCACAGTGAGCCCATCCTGGAGGACCTGTCCAGGTTCCTGGTCCGGCGGTTCTGCCCTGA CCCCAGACCCCAGAAGCTCTCCCGGTGCTGGGAGGCCAGCCAGCTGAAGGCGACACTGCAGGCAGTACCCAAGCCAG GGGCCTTCGACCTGGAGCGGGTGAAGCATTCCACCTACTTTTTCAGCTGA
- the POLRMT gene encoding DNA-directed RNA polymerase, mitochondrial isoform X3 produces MSVLCWGRGAAGLSRVLPPCGRPVLLAKEGTLGGVCGPRRSSSASPQEQDQDRRKDWGHVELLEVLQARVRQLQAESVSEVVVNRVDVARLPERGSGDGGLQPPRKVQTGAKVASPVPCSGWTQRLEKEKQVQRMHIQQLKANLQMQVQSGEFKVLPKHLQVKPRLLSKQLATFLAPKSSWEEQLPRVLQEAPRKLSLDVGRAPSTQAQLSGQQQKLLAFFKCCLLTDHLPLAHHLLVTHHSQRQKQKLLTLDMYNTVMLGWARQGAFKELVYVLLMVKDAGLTPDLLSYAAALQCLGRQDQDAGTIERCLEQMSQEGLKLQALFTAVPLSEEEQATVLKAVHKVKPTFSLPRQPPPAVNTSKLLRDVYAKDGPVSYPKLHLPLKTLQSLFEKQLCVELASKRNTLQTLRDHWEKALCRVLQETKNRLEDEVHKGRFSLYPFLCLLDEREVARMLLEVLQGLPAPGESFTTLARELSARTFSRHVVQRQQLSGQVQALETYYRKYLHLLASDTKVPNPCLPRQYWEVLGAPEALREQPWPLPVQMELGKQLAEMLVQATQMPSSLNNPHGSSRLVPVLYHVYSFRNVQQQIGVLKPHPAYVQLRETAAEPTLTFEAVDVPMLCPPLPWTSPHTGGFLLSPTKLMRTVEGATQHQELLETCPPTALHGALDALTQLGNCAWRVNGRVLDLVLQLFQAKGCPELGVPAPPSEAPQPAEAHLPHSAAPARKAELHRELARCQKVAREMHSLRAEALYRFSLAQHLRDRVFWLPHNMDFRGRTYPCPPHFNHLGSDLARALLEFAQGRPLGPHGLDWLKIHLVNLTGFKKREPLRKRLAFAEEVMDDILDSADQPMTGRKWWMGAEEPWQTLACCMEVANAVRSSDPAAYVSHLPVHQDGSCNGLQHYAALGRDSVGAASVNLEPSDVPQDVYSGVAAQVEVFRRQDAQRGTQVAQMLEGFITRKVVKQTVMTVVYGVTRYGGRLQIEKRLRELTDFPQEFVWEASHYLVRQVFKSLQEMFSGTRAIQHWLTESARLISHMGSVVEWVTPLGIPIIQPYRLELKVKQVGGGIQSITYTHNGDISQKPNTRKQKNGFPPNFIHSLDSSHMMLTALHCYRKGLTFVSVHDCYWTHAADVTVMNQVCREQFVRLHSEPILEDLSRFLVRRFCPDPRPQKLSRCWEASQLKATLQAVPKPGAFDLERVKHSTYFFS; encoded by the exons ATGTCGGTACTTTGCTGGGGCCGCGGCGCGGCGGGGCTCAGTCGAGTCCTGCCGCCTTGCGGCCGCCCGGTGCTCCTCGCCAAAGAAG GGACCCTCGGTGGCGTCTGCGGCCCCAGGAGAAGCTCGTCCGCCAGCCCCCAGGAGCAAGACCAAGACCGCAGGAAGGACTGGGGCCACGTGGAGCTGCTGGAGG TGCTCCAGGCGCGGGTGCGGCAGCTGCAGGCTGAGAGCGTGTCTGAGGTGGTGGTGAACAGGGTGGATGTGGCGCGGCTCCCAGAACGTGGCAGTGGAGATGGTGGCCTCCAGCCACCCAGGAAGGTCCAGACGGGGGCCAAGGTTGCCAGCCCAGTGCCCTGTAGCGGCTGGACACAGAGACTGGAGAAGGAAAAGCAGGTCCAGCGGATGCACATACAGCAGTTGAAGGCGAACCTGCAGATGCAAGTCCAGAGTGGGGAGTTCAAGGTGCTGCCCAAGCACCTGCAGGTGAAGCCCCGGCTCCTGAGCAAACAGCTGGCCACGTTCCTGGCCCCCAAGAGCTCCTGGGAGGAACAGCTGCCCCGGGTGCTGCAGGAGGCCCCTCGGAAGCTGAGCCTCGACGTGGGGCGGGCCCCATCCACGCAGGCCCAGCTTTCAGGTCAGCAGCAGAAGCTCCTGGCCTTCTTCAAGTGCTGCCTGCTCACCGACCACCTGCCCCTCGCCCACCACTTGCTGGTCACCCACCACAGCCAGCggcagaagcagaagctgctcaCTCTGGACATGTACAACACCGTCATGCTTGGCTGGGCGCGGCAG GGGGCCTTCAAGGAGCTGGTGTATGTGTTGTTGATGGTGAAGGATGCTGGcctcaccccagacctgctgTCCTACGCGGCCGCCCTCCAGTGCTTGGGGAGGCAGGACCAGGATGCCGGGACCATTGAAAG GTGTCTGGAACAGATGAGCCAGGAGGGGCTGAAGCTGCAGGCACTGTTCACCGCCGTGCCCCTGTCTGAGGAGGAGCAGGCCACTGTGCTGAAGGCTGTGCACAAGGTGAAACCCACCTTCAGCCTCCCGCGGCAGCCGCCGCCCGCGGTCAACACCTCGAAGCTGCTCAGGGATGTGTATGCCAAG GATGGGCCGGTGTCCTACCCGAAGCTGCACTTGCCCCTGAAGACCCTGCAGTCCCTCTTTGAGAAGCAGCTTTGCGTGGAGCTGGCCAGCAAG CGGAATACCCTGCAGACCCTGCGGGACCACTGGGAGAAAGCGCTGTGCCGGGTGCTGCAGGAGACCAAGAACCGCCTGGAGGACGAGGTGCACAAGGGCCGGTTCTCACTGTACCCCTTCCTGTGCCTGCTGGACGAGCGCGAGGTGGCGCGGATGCTTCTGGAG GTCCTGCAGGGGCTGCCCGCCCCGGGCGAGTCCTTCACCACCCTGGCCCGGGAGCTGAGTGCACGCACTTTCAGCCGGCACGTGGTGCAGAGGCAGCAGCTCAGTGGTCAGGTGCAGGCGCTTGAGACGTACTACAGGAAGTACCTGCATCTGCTGGCCTCTGACACCAAG GTGCCCAACCCCTGCCTGCCGCGGCAGTACTGGGAGGTGCTGGGGGCGCCCGAGGCCCTGCGGGAGCAGCCCTGGCCCCTGCCAGTGCAGATGGAGCTGGGCAAGCAGCTGGCGGAGATGCTGGTGCAGGCTACGCAGATGCCGTCCAGCCTGAACAACCCGCATGGCTCCTCCCGGCTTGTTCCCGTGCTCTACCATGTGTATTCCTTCCGCAACGTCCAGCAG CAGATCGGCGTCCTGAAGCCGCACCCGGCCTACGTGCAGCTGCGGGAGACGGCCGCGGAGCCCACGCTGACCTTCGAGGCGGTGGACGTGCCCATGCTGTGTCCCCCGCTGCCCTGGACCTCCCCGCACACGGGCGGCTTTTTGCTCAGCCCCACCAAGCTGATGCGCACGGTGGAAGGCGCCACGCAGCACCAGGAGCTGCTGGAAACCTGCCCGCCCACCGCGCTGCACGGCGCGCTGGACGCTCTCACCCAACTGGGCAACTGCGCCTGGCGAGTCAACGGGCGCGTGCTGGACCTGGTGCTGCAGCTCTTCCAGGCCAAGGGCTGCCCCGAGCTAGGCGTGCCGGCCCCGCCCTCCGAGGCTCCCCAGCCGGCGGAGGCCCACCTGCCGCACAGTGCCGCGCCCGCCCGCAAGGCTGAGCTGCACCGTGAGCTGGCGCGCTGCCAGAAGGTGGCCCGTGAGATGCACAGCCTGCGGGCAGAAGCGCTGTACCGCTTCTCGCTGGCGCAGCACCTGCGGGACCGCGTCTTCTGGCTGCCGCACAACATGGACTTTCGCGGCCGCACCTACCCATGCCCCCCGCACTTCAACCACCTGGGCAGCGACCTGGCGCGGGCCCTGCTGGAGTTCGCCCAGGGCCGCCCACTCGGCCCGCACGGCCTGGACTGGCTCAAGATCCACCTGGTCAACCTTACCGGGTTCAAGAAGCGCGAACCGCTGCGGAAGCGCCTGGCCTTCGCGGAGGAGGTGATGGATGATATTCTGGATTCGGCGGACCAGCCCATGACG GGCCGGAAGTGGTGGATGGGCGCTGAGGAACCCTGGCAGACGCTGGCCTGCTGTATGGAGGTGGCGAATGCCGTGCGTTCCTCCGACCCTGCTGCCTACGTCTCCCACCTCCCGGTCCATCAG GACGGCTCTTGTAACGGCCTACAGCATTATGCTGCCCTGGGCCGCGACAGCGTGGGCGCCGCCTCTGTCAATCTGGAGCCCTCGGATGTGCCGCAGGATGTGTACAGCGGCGTGGCTGCGCAG GTGGAAGTGTTCCGTAGGCAGGACGCCCAGCGGGGCACGCAGGTGGCACAGATGCTGGAAGGCTTCATCACCCGCAAGGTGGTAAAGCAGACGGTGATGACTGTGGTGTACGGGGTCACCCGCTATGGCGGGCGTCTGCAGATTGAGAAGCGCCTCCGGGAGCTGACCGACTTTCCCCAG GAGTTCGTGTGGGAGGCCTCCCACTACCTTGTCCGCCAGGTCTTCAAGAGTCTACAGGAGATGTTCTCGGGGACCCGGGCCATCCAG CACTGGCTGACCGAGAGCGCCCGCCTCATCTCCCACATGGGCTCCGTGGTGGAGTGGGTCACACCCCTGGGTATCCCCATCATCCAGCCCTACCGCCTGGAGCTCAAGGTCAAG CAAGTAGGAGGTGGGATTCAGAGCATCACCTACACTCACAACGGAGACATCAGCCA GAAGCCCAACACGCGTAAGCAGAAGAATGGCTTCCCACCGAACTTCATCCACTCGCTGGACTCCTCGCATATGATGCTCACTGCCCTGCACTGCTACAG GAAGGGCCTGACCTTCGTCTCTGTGCATGACTGTTACTGGACCCACGCAGCTGATGTCACCGTCATGAACCAG GTGTGCCGGGAGCAGTTTGTCCGCTTGCACAGTGAGCCCATCCTGGAGGACCTGTCCAGGTTCCTGGTCCGGCGGTTCTGCCCTGA CCCCAGACCCCAGAAGCTCTCCCGGTGCTGGGAGGCCAGCCAGCTGAAGGCGACACTGCAGGCAGTACCCAAGCCAG GGGCCTTCGACCTGGAGCGGGTGAAGCATTCCACCTACTTTTTCAGCTGA
- the POLRMT gene encoding DNA-directed RNA polymerase, mitochondrial isoform X1 has protein sequence MSVLCWGRGAAGLSRVLPPCGRPVLLAKEGTLGGVCGPRRSSSASPQEQDQDRRKDWGHVELLEVLQARVRQLQAESVSEVVVNRVDVARLPERGSGDGGLQPPRKVQTGAKVASPVPCSGWTQRLEKEKQVQRMHIQQLKANLQMQVQSGEFKVLPKHLQVKPRLLSKQLATFLAPKSSWEEQLPRVLQEAPRKLSLDVGRAPSTQAQLSGQQQKLLAFFKCCLLTDHLPLAHHLLVTHHSQRQKQKLLTLDMYNTVMLGWARQGAFKELVYVLLMVKDAGLTPDLLSYAAALQCLGRQDQDAGTIERCLEQMSQEGLKLQALFTAVPLSEEEQATVLKAVHKVKPTFSLPRQPPPAVNTSKLLRDVYAKDGPVSYPKLHLPLKTLQSLFEKQLCVELASKVCVVSVEKPALPSKEVMHARNTLQTLRDHWEKALCRVLQETKNRLEDEVHKGRFSLYPFLCLLDEREVARMLLEVLQGLPAPGESFTTLARELSARTFSRHVVQRQQLSGQVQALETYYRKYLHLLASDTKVPNPCLPRQYWEVLGAPEALREQPWPLPVQMELGKQLAEMLVQATQMPSSLNNPHGSSRLVPVLYHVYSFRNVQQQIGVLKPHPAYVQLRETAAEPTLTFEAVDVPMLCPPLPWTSPHTGGFLLSPTKLMRTVEGATQHQELLETCPPTALHGALDALTQLGNCAWRVNGRVLDLVLQLFQAKGCPELGVPAPPSEAPQPAEAHLPHSAAPARKAELHRELARCQKVAREMHSLRAEALYRFSLAQHLRDRVFWLPHNMDFRGRTYPCPPHFNHLGSDLARALLEFAQGRPLGPHGLDWLKIHLVNLTGFKKREPLRKRLAFAEEVMDDILDSADQPMTGRKWWMGAEEPWQTLACCMEVANAVRSSDPAAYVSHLPVHQDGSCNGLQHYAALGRDSVGAASVNLEPSDVPQDVYSGVAAQVEVFRRQDAQRGTQVAQMLEGFITRKVVKQTVMTVVYGVTRYGGRLQIEKRLRELTDFPQEFVWEASHYLVRQVFKSLQEMFSGTRAIQHWLTESARLISHMGSVVEWVTPLGIPIIQPYRLELKVKQVGGGIQSITYTHNGDISQKPNTRKQKNGFPPNFIHSLDSSHMMLTALHCYRKGLTFVSVHDCYWTHAADVTVMNQVCREQFVRLHSEPILEDLSRFLVRRFCPDPRPQKLSRCWEASQLKATLQAVPKPGAFDLERVKHSTYFFS, from the exons ATGTCGGTACTTTGCTGGGGCCGCGGCGCGGCGGGGCTCAGTCGAGTCCTGCCGCCTTGCGGCCGCCCGGTGCTCCTCGCCAAAGAAG GGACCCTCGGTGGCGTCTGCGGCCCCAGGAGAAGCTCGTCCGCCAGCCCCCAGGAGCAAGACCAAGACCGCAGGAAGGACTGGGGCCACGTGGAGCTGCTGGAGG TGCTCCAGGCGCGGGTGCGGCAGCTGCAGGCTGAGAGCGTGTCTGAGGTGGTGGTGAACAGGGTGGATGTGGCGCGGCTCCCAGAACGTGGCAGTGGAGATGGTGGCCTCCAGCCACCCAGGAAGGTCCAGACGGGGGCCAAGGTTGCCAGCCCAGTGCCCTGTAGCGGCTGGACACAGAGACTGGAGAAGGAAAAGCAGGTCCAGCGGATGCACATACAGCAGTTGAAGGCGAACCTGCAGATGCAAGTCCAGAGTGGGGAGTTCAAGGTGCTGCCCAAGCACCTGCAGGTGAAGCCCCGGCTCCTGAGCAAACAGCTGGCCACGTTCCTGGCCCCCAAGAGCTCCTGGGAGGAACAGCTGCCCCGGGTGCTGCAGGAGGCCCCTCGGAAGCTGAGCCTCGACGTGGGGCGGGCCCCATCCACGCAGGCCCAGCTTTCAGGTCAGCAGCAGAAGCTCCTGGCCTTCTTCAAGTGCTGCCTGCTCACCGACCACCTGCCCCTCGCCCACCACTTGCTGGTCACCCACCACAGCCAGCggcagaagcagaagctgctcaCTCTGGACATGTACAACACCGTCATGCTTGGCTGGGCGCGGCAG GGGGCCTTCAAGGAGCTGGTGTATGTGTTGTTGATGGTGAAGGATGCTGGcctcaccccagacctgctgTCCTACGCGGCCGCCCTCCAGTGCTTGGGGAGGCAGGACCAGGATGCCGGGACCATTGAAAG GTGTCTGGAACAGATGAGCCAGGAGGGGCTGAAGCTGCAGGCACTGTTCACCGCCGTGCCCCTGTCTGAGGAGGAGCAGGCCACTGTGCTGAAGGCTGTGCACAAGGTGAAACCCACCTTCAGCCTCCCGCGGCAGCCGCCGCCCGCGGTCAACACCTCGAAGCTGCTCAGGGATGTGTATGCCAAG GATGGGCCGGTGTCCTACCCGAAGCTGCACTTGCCCCTGAAGACCCTGCAGTCCCTCTTTGAGAAGCAGCTTTGCGTGGAGCTGGCCAGCAAGGTGTGCGTGGTGTCTGTGGAgaagcccgcattgccaagcaAGGAGGTCATGCACGCG CGGAATACCCTGCAGACCCTGCGGGACCACTGGGAGAAAGCGCTGTGCCGGGTGCTGCAGGAGACCAAGAACCGCCTGGAGGACGAGGTGCACAAGGGCCGGTTCTCACTGTACCCCTTCCTGTGCCTGCTGGACGAGCGCGAGGTGGCGCGGATGCTTCTGGAG GTCCTGCAGGGGCTGCCCGCCCCGGGCGAGTCCTTCACCACCCTGGCCCGGGAGCTGAGTGCACGCACTTTCAGCCGGCACGTGGTGCAGAGGCAGCAGCTCAGTGGTCAGGTGCAGGCGCTTGAGACGTACTACAGGAAGTACCTGCATCTGCTGGCCTCTGACACCAAG GTGCCCAACCCCTGCCTGCCGCGGCAGTACTGGGAGGTGCTGGGGGCGCCCGAGGCCCTGCGGGAGCAGCCCTGGCCCCTGCCAGTGCAGATGGAGCTGGGCAAGCAGCTGGCGGAGATGCTGGTGCAGGCTACGCAGATGCCGTCCAGCCTGAACAACCCGCATGGCTCCTCCCGGCTTGTTCCCGTGCTCTACCATGTGTATTCCTTCCGCAACGTCCAGCAG CAGATCGGCGTCCTGAAGCCGCACCCGGCCTACGTGCAGCTGCGGGAGACGGCCGCGGAGCCCACGCTGACCTTCGAGGCGGTGGACGTGCCCATGCTGTGTCCCCCGCTGCCCTGGACCTCCCCGCACACGGGCGGCTTTTTGCTCAGCCCCACCAAGCTGATGCGCACGGTGGAAGGCGCCACGCAGCACCAGGAGCTGCTGGAAACCTGCCCGCCCACCGCGCTGCACGGCGCGCTGGACGCTCTCACCCAACTGGGCAACTGCGCCTGGCGAGTCAACGGGCGCGTGCTGGACCTGGTGCTGCAGCTCTTCCAGGCCAAGGGCTGCCCCGAGCTAGGCGTGCCGGCCCCGCCCTCCGAGGCTCCCCAGCCGGCGGAGGCCCACCTGCCGCACAGTGCCGCGCCCGCCCGCAAGGCTGAGCTGCACCGTGAGCTGGCGCGCTGCCAGAAGGTGGCCCGTGAGATGCACAGCCTGCGGGCAGAAGCGCTGTACCGCTTCTCGCTGGCGCAGCACCTGCGGGACCGCGTCTTCTGGCTGCCGCACAACATGGACTTTCGCGGCCGCACCTACCCATGCCCCCCGCACTTCAACCACCTGGGCAGCGACCTGGCGCGGGCCCTGCTGGAGTTCGCCCAGGGCCGCCCACTCGGCCCGCACGGCCTGGACTGGCTCAAGATCCACCTGGTCAACCTTACCGGGTTCAAGAAGCGCGAACCGCTGCGGAAGCGCCTGGCCTTCGCGGAGGAGGTGATGGATGATATTCTGGATTCGGCGGACCAGCCCATGACG GGCCGGAAGTGGTGGATGGGCGCTGAGGAACCCTGGCAGACGCTGGCCTGCTGTATGGAGGTGGCGAATGCCGTGCGTTCCTCCGACCCTGCTGCCTACGTCTCCCACCTCCCGGTCCATCAG GACGGCTCTTGTAACGGCCTACAGCATTATGCTGCCCTGGGCCGCGACAGCGTGGGCGCCGCCTCTGTCAATCTGGAGCCCTCGGATGTGCCGCAGGATGTGTACAGCGGCGTGGCTGCGCAG GTGGAAGTGTTCCGTAGGCAGGACGCCCAGCGGGGCACGCAGGTGGCACAGATGCTGGAAGGCTTCATCACCCGCAAGGTGGTAAAGCAGACGGTGATGACTGTGGTGTACGGGGTCACCCGCTATGGCGGGCGTCTGCAGATTGAGAAGCGCCTCCGGGAGCTGACCGACTTTCCCCAG GAGTTCGTGTGGGAGGCCTCCCACTACCTTGTCCGCCAGGTCTTCAAGAGTCTACAGGAGATGTTCTCGGGGACCCGGGCCATCCAG CACTGGCTGACCGAGAGCGCCCGCCTCATCTCCCACATGGGCTCCGTGGTGGAGTGGGTCACACCCCTGGGTATCCCCATCATCCAGCCCTACCGCCTGGAGCTCAAGGTCAAG CAAGTAGGAGGTGGGATTCAGAGCATCACCTACACTCACAACGGAGACATCAGCCA GAAGCCCAACACGCGTAAGCAGAAGAATGGCTTCCCACCGAACTTCATCCACTCGCTGGACTCCTCGCATATGATGCTCACTGCCCTGCACTGCTACAG GAAGGGCCTGACCTTCGTCTCTGTGCATGACTGTTACTGGACCCACGCAGCTGATGTCACCGTCATGAACCAG GTGTGCCGGGAGCAGTTTGTCCGCTTGCACAGTGAGCCCATCCTGGAGGACCTGTCCAGGTTCCTGGTCCGGCGGTTCTGCCCTGA CCCCAGACCCCAGAAGCTCTCCCGGTGCTGGGAGGCCAGCCAGCTGAAGGCGACACTGCAGGCAGTACCCAAGCCAG GGGCCTTCGACCTGGAGCGGGTGAAGCATTCCACCTACTTTTTCAGCTGA